One region of Halomonas huangheensis genomic DNA includes:
- a CDS encoding histidine phosphatase family protein: MKSNTSAPELHHLRNQYLVMRHGHSQANAMGLIVSSPEHGLLGYGLSAKGEEQLSRRISEWHLSAPQRILHSDFLRTTETAQRIADHFAIPLEPDVRLRERFFGDCDLQPDNCYHDVWEQDAEDPSQQHRDVESVCQVAERLCALIAELEQRYDDTSLLLVSHGDPLQILLTAAARRPLNEHREISPLMPADVRPLITSQGH; encoded by the coding sequence ATGAAGTCAAACACTTCCGCACCCGAGCTCCACCATCTACGCAACCAATACCTCGTGATGCGCCACGGTCATAGCCAAGCCAATGCCATGGGGCTAATCGTGTCATCGCCCGAACACGGTCTGCTCGGTTATGGACTCTCGGCCAAGGGTGAAGAGCAACTGAGCAGGCGTATCAGCGAATGGCACTTGAGCGCACCCCAGCGGATCCTGCACTCGGATTTTCTACGTACCACAGAGACGGCACAGCGCATTGCCGATCACTTTGCCATCCCGTTGGAACCCGACGTCAGATTGCGCGAACGCTTCTTCGGAGACTGTGACCTGCAGCCGGATAATTGTTATCACGACGTCTGGGAGCAGGATGCTGAAGACCCCAGCCAGCAGCACAGAGACGTGGAGAGCGTGTGCCAGGTAGCGGAGCGACTCTGCGCCTTGATTGCCGAGCTGGAGCAACGCTATGACGACACCAGCCTATTGCTCGTCAGCCATGGAGATCCATTGCAGATCCTGCTGACTGCTGCTGCCCGGCGCCCACTCAACGAACACCGCGAAATATCACCACTGATGCCGGCTGATGTACGACCATTGATCACCAGCCAGGGGCACTGA
- the fliE gene encoding flagellar hook-basal body complex protein FliE: MATPAMQSALAQMTSLAQQSGAATSLNRPFDRAATKVDGDANFADALESSIQRINELKSAADTKAQAFQAGAPGVELNDVMVDMQKASLSFQMGQQVRDRLVSAYREVMNMQV, from the coding sequence ATGGCTACTCCCGCTATGCAGTCAGCGCTCGCGCAGATGACTTCTCTGGCTCAGCAGTCCGGTGCTGCGACTTCCTTGAACAGGCCATTCGACAGGGCGGCGACGAAGGTTGATGGAGACGCGAATTTTGCCGATGCGCTTGAATCATCGATACAGCGTATCAATGAGTTGAAGAGTGCCGCGGATACCAAGGCTCAGGCATTTCAAGCCGGGGCTCCAGGCGTCGAACTCAATGACGTCATGGTGGATATGCAGAAGGCCAGCCTTTCCTTTCAGATGGGGCAGCAGGTACGTGACCGGCTGGTGAGTGCCTATCGCGAAGTGATGAATATGCAGGTCTGA
- the fliF gene encoding flagellar basal-body MS-ring/collar protein FliF: MSAAVTDDGKSTGSNPMAELVARLRGKPAIALVITAAACVAVIVALLLWASRPQYRVLFSNLSEADGGAIITELDSRGVPYQFASGGNTLLVPSDQVPVLRLQLAEQGLPHAGNVGLELMDSQAFGISQFAEQINYQRGLEGELARSITSLGPVANSRVHLALARDSVFVRKRDPAKASVVLSLEPGRQLSDGQIASIVHLVSSSVPDLSNEDVTVVDQSGRLLSSPTTENMGLDGTQLDYVSQVEHSYQRRIEAILAPLLGPSNVKAQVTAQVDFNRREETSERYGPNQPPNEAAVRSRQSSLDYNGQGDFASGIPGALSNTPPGTAPSPIENPEAPADNEADPEAANDDLANSRMRRDDVINYEVDHQVSHVQYQRGQVERLSAAVVVNYQPGLADDGSENLQPLDEEKLAQIERLVRQAMGFSETRGDALTVVNSPFSRPDGLADMPWWRDPSIQHMAFSTGRYLLAGIAILLLYLLILRPLIRRYTESPAIQSAPAGFRATVGEEREADSDTSPSDGVAEDEEAPTYARGTKRQRKATAYEQNLNDLREMAQEDPRMVAMIVRGWMNEND, encoded by the coding sequence ATGAGTGCAGCGGTTACCGATGATGGGAAATCCACTGGTTCCAACCCAATGGCAGAGCTGGTCGCCCGCTTGCGTGGCAAGCCTGCCATTGCACTGGTGATCACTGCGGCAGCCTGTGTTGCCGTTATCGTTGCGCTTTTACTGTGGGCTTCTCGGCCACAGTACCGAGTGCTGTTCAGCAACTTGAGTGAAGCCGATGGCGGCGCCATCATCACCGAACTGGATAGCCGTGGTGTGCCTTACCAGTTCGCTTCAGGGGGCAATACCCTGCTGGTACCCAGCGACCAGGTTCCGGTCCTGCGCCTGCAACTCGCCGAACAAGGCCTTCCCCATGCCGGCAACGTAGGCCTGGAACTGATGGATAGCCAGGCCTTCGGTATCAGTCAGTTCGCCGAACAGATCAATTACCAGCGCGGGCTCGAGGGTGAGCTTGCACGCTCCATTACATCACTGGGACCCGTCGCCAATTCCCGGGTCCACCTCGCACTGGCCCGAGATTCGGTCTTTGTGCGCAAGCGTGATCCGGCCAAGGCCTCCGTCGTACTGTCACTCGAGCCCGGCCGCCAGCTCAGCGATGGCCAGATCGCCTCCATTGTCCACCTGGTATCATCGAGTGTCCCCGACCTCTCCAACGAAGATGTCACTGTCGTCGACCAATCCGGTCGACTGCTGTCTTCCCCCACCACCGAGAACATGGGTCTCGACGGCACCCAGCTCGATTATGTCAGCCAGGTGGAACACAGCTACCAGCGCCGCATTGAGGCCATCCTTGCGCCGCTGCTGGGTCCCAGCAACGTAAAGGCTCAGGTAACGGCACAGGTCGACTTCAACCGGCGTGAAGAAACCTCTGAGCGCTACGGCCCCAACCAGCCGCCCAATGAAGCCGCCGTGCGCAGTCGCCAGAGCAGCCTCGACTACAACGGTCAGGGTGACTTTGCCAGTGGCATTCCCGGGGCACTGAGCAATACCCCGCCCGGTACTGCGCCGTCACCGATCGAGAACCCAGAGGCTCCGGCTGACAACGAGGCTGACCCTGAAGCTGCGAATGACGACTTAGCCAACAGCCGTATGCGGCGTGACGACGTCATCAACTACGAAGTCGATCATCAGGTCTCGCACGTGCAGTACCAGCGAGGCCAGGTCGAGCGCTTGTCCGCTGCGGTAGTGGTCAACTACCAACCGGGCCTCGCGGATGATGGAAGCGAGAACCTGCAACCGCTGGACGAAGAAAAGCTGGCTCAGATCGAGCGTCTGGTACGCCAGGCGATGGGCTTTTCGGAAACCCGTGGAGATGCTCTGACGGTGGTCAACAGCCCCTTCAGCCGCCCCGACGGTCTAGCTGATATGCCCTGGTGGCGTGATCCGAGTATCCAGCACATGGCATTCAGCACTGGTCGCTATCTGCTGGCCGGTATCGCCATCCTGCTGCTGTACCTGTTGATCCTGCGGCCGCTGATCCGCCGCTATACCGAAAGCCCGGCGATACAGAGCGCACCGGCTGGCTTCCGCGCCACTGTTGGCGAGGAGCGGGAAGCCGACAGCGACACCTCACCGAGTGATGGAGTCGCGGAAGATGAAGAGGCCCCTACCTACGCACGCGGGACGAAGCGCCAGCGCAAGGCCACGGCCTATGAGCAGAACCTCAACGATCTGCGCGAAATGGCTCAGGAAGATCCGCGTATGGTTGCCATGATTGTTCGCGGCTGGATGAATGAAAATGACTAG
- the fliG gene encoding flagellar motor switch protein FliG encodes MTSSETNSGVRRSAVLLLALDEDSAAEVFKFLNAKEIQLLSREMAQLGQISHDEMRSVLQDFHHETEQYVGLNMNSSEHIRSVLTKALGSERASSVIEDVLESAGTSSGIDAFNLMEPSMVAELIRDEHPQIIATVLVHLERHQAADVLEQFEDKLRNDVVLRIATFSGVQPAALQELTEVLTSMLDGQNLKRSKMGGIRTAAEILNLMNTSQEESAIDTVRAHSEDLAQRIIDEMFLFENLADLDDRSIQLLLKEIDTNSLVVALKGAPENLKARFLLNMSQRAADLLMEDMDTRGPMRISQVEAEQKAILQIVRRMADNGEIVLSGVEEAYV; translated from the coding sequence ATGACTAGTTCCGAAACCAACAGCGGTGTCCGTCGCAGCGCCGTGCTGCTTCTCGCCCTCGATGAAGACAGTGCCGCAGAAGTCTTCAAGTTTCTCAATGCCAAGGAAATCCAGTTGCTCTCTCGCGAGATGGCACAACTCGGTCAGATCTCCCATGACGAAATGCGTAGTGTGCTGCAGGACTTCCATCACGAGACTGAGCAGTACGTTGGCCTCAACATGAATTCCAGCGAGCATATTCGTTCGGTACTGACCAAGGCTCTCGGTAGCGAGCGCGCCTCCAGCGTGATCGAGGACGTTCTCGAATCGGCAGGTACCAGCAGCGGCATTGATGCGTTCAACCTGATGGAACCGTCGATGGTCGCCGAGCTGATTCGCGACGAGCACCCACAGATCATCGCTACGGTACTGGTCCACCTCGAGCGCCATCAGGCAGCCGATGTTCTCGAACAATTCGAGGACAAGTTGCGCAATGATGTGGTGTTACGTATTGCCACGTTCAGTGGCGTGCAGCCAGCGGCGTTGCAGGAGCTTACGGAAGTCCTCACCAGTATGCTCGATGGTCAGAATCTCAAGCGCAGCAAGATGGGTGGCATACGCACGGCTGCAGAGATTCTCAACCTGATGAATACCAGTCAGGAAGAATCCGCCATCGACACCGTGCGCGCTCACAGCGAGGACCTCGCCCAACGCATCATCGACGAGATGTTCCTGTTCGAGAATCTCGCCGACCTCGACGACCGCAGTATTCAACTGCTGCTCAAGGAAATCGACACCAACAGCCTGGTGGTCGCGCTCAAGGGAGCCCCGGAGAATCTCAAGGCACGCTTCCTGCTCAATATGTCGCAGCGTGCTGCGGACCTGCTGATGGAGGACATGGACACTCGTGGTCCGATGCGTATCTCCCAGGTCGAAGCCGAACAGAAGGCCATCCTGCAGATCGTGAGGCGGATGGCCGACAATGGTGAAATCGTGCTCAGTGGAGTCGAGGAAGCCTATGTGTAA
- a CDS encoding flagellar assembly protein FliH, protein MSHQSWVPDSATWRRWRMDKLPNDDITTPSQSEGSEESTEPTAEERSQRLENERQQALEAGHQQGFERGHGEGLAAGFEQGLAEGRARAESEITEAIERQTAQALEPIRQLVEQFQTALSQLDDAVVEELANLALATGRQLAGEALKTRPRQVVELVNELLHTDPPLVGRQRLWLHPLDLKLVQTHLGESLATAGWSLRVDDRQQRGGCRIVGEHGELDATWQRRWEAARGQVRRRNAASDDDA, encoded by the coding sequence ATGAGCCATCAGTCCTGGGTCCCGGACAGCGCCACCTGGCGCCGCTGGCGCATGGACAAGTTGCCGAATGACGACATCACCACTCCATCACAGAGTGAAGGCTCCGAGGAATCGACCGAGCCCACTGCTGAAGAGCGCTCACAGCGGCTCGAGAACGAGCGTCAACAGGCGCTCGAAGCCGGGCACCAGCAAGGCTTCGAACGTGGTCATGGCGAAGGACTGGCTGCCGGATTCGAACAGGGTCTCGCCGAAGGTCGTGCTCGCGCCGAATCCGAGATAACGGAGGCCATTGAACGGCAGACTGCGCAGGCTCTGGAGCCCATTCGCCAGTTGGTCGAACAGTTCCAGACAGCTCTGAGCCAGTTGGATGATGCAGTGGTAGAGGAGCTCGCCAACCTTGCCCTCGCCACAGGTCGACAGCTGGCCGGCGAAGCCCTCAAGACACGGCCACGCCAGGTCGTCGAACTGGTCAACGAGCTGTTGCACACTGACCCACCTCTGGTCGGCCGCCAGCGGCTTTGGCTGCATCCGCTGGATCTCAAACTTGTCCAGACCCACCTCGGTGAATCACTGGCCACGGCAGGCTGGAGCCTACGTGTCGATGATCGACAACAACGGGGCGGCTGCCGGATAGTTGGCGAACATGGCGAGTTGGATGCCACCTGGCAGCGACGCTGGGAAGCTGCCCGCGGACAGGTACGCCGGCGCAATGCAGCCTCGGATGATGATGCATGA
- the fliI gene encoding flagellar protein export ATPase FliI, with translation MSAVTEHQQRWQQALKSVTSRIEALPTVRSSGRVVRATGMVIEAVGLRVALGDNCRIELSTPQQGAQTYADAEVVGFSGDRLFLMPLAEIHGLMPGARVLPISNGEPGSARRFPLGEQLLGRVVDGTGVPLDGLGDLDDAPRAPLATPPLNPLSRAPIDAQIDVGIRAINALLSVGRGQRMGLFAGSGVGKSVLLGMMARYTRADVIVVGLIGERGREVQDFINNILGPEGRRRSVVVAAPADTSPLQRLQGAAYATRLAEGFRDEGRNVLLIMDSLTRYAMAQREIALAIGEPPATKGYPPSVFAKLPGLVERAGNAEVGGGSITAFYTVLTEGDDQQDPIADSARAILDGHVVLSRTLAEAGHYPAIDIEASISRVMNHVADDRQIRQAQRFKSMLSRYQRNRDLISVGAYQPGHDPSLDEAVRRYPELEHFLQQRTDECANIEHSRQVLDQILGGNA, from the coding sequence ATGAGTGCCGTCACCGAACACCAACAACGCTGGCAGCAGGCGCTGAAATCGGTCACCTCACGCATCGAAGCGCTGCCAACCGTTCGCTCCAGCGGTCGCGTGGTACGTGCCACCGGCATGGTGATCGAAGCCGTTGGCCTGCGCGTGGCACTGGGTGACAACTGCCGCATCGAACTCTCGACCCCACAACAGGGTGCACAAACCTACGCCGATGCCGAAGTCGTGGGCTTTTCCGGCGACCGTCTGTTCCTGATGCCATTGGCCGAGATTCATGGCCTGATGCCGGGAGCCCGGGTACTGCCGATCAGCAATGGCGAACCGGGCAGTGCTCGGCGTTTTCCTCTCGGTGAACAGCTGCTGGGCCGAGTCGTCGATGGCACCGGCGTGCCGCTGGATGGCCTTGGTGATCTCGACGACGCTCCGCGCGCTCCTCTCGCGACACCACCACTCAATCCGCTGTCTCGTGCACCCATCGATGCACAGATCGATGTTGGTATTCGCGCCATCAACGCCCTTCTCAGCGTCGGTCGCGGTCAGCGCATGGGGCTGTTTGCCGGTTCTGGTGTGGGTAAATCGGTACTGCTGGGCATGATGGCCCGCTATACCCGGGCAGATGTCATCGTCGTCGGCTTGATCGGTGAGCGTGGGCGCGAGGTCCAGGACTTCATCAACAATATTCTTGGCCCCGAGGGACGCCGCCGCTCAGTGGTGGTGGCCGCCCCCGCCGATACGTCGCCCCTGCAACGCCTGCAGGGCGCGGCCTATGCCACACGTCTGGCCGAAGGCTTCCGCGATGAAGGCCGCAATGTGCTGCTGATCATGGATTCACTGACCCGTTACGCCATGGCACAGCGTGAGATCGCGCTAGCCATCGGTGAACCGCCGGCGACCAAGGGTTATCCACCTTCCGTGTTTGCCAAACTACCGGGGCTGGTCGAGCGCGCCGGGAATGCCGAGGTCGGCGGCGGTTCGATCACTGCCTTCTACACGGTCCTCACCGAAGGCGATGATCAACAGGACCCGATTGCCGACTCCGCACGCGCCATCCTCGATGGTCATGTGGTGCTGTCACGCACACTGGCCGAAGCCGGCCACTACCCAGCCATCGATATCGAAGCCTCGATCAGCCGCGTGATGAACCATGTCGCCGATGACCGCCAGATCCGTCAGGCGCAGCGGTTCAAGAGCATGCTGTCACGCTACCAGCGTAATCGTGACCTGATAAGCGTCGGTGCCTACCAGCCCGGCCACGACCCATCGCTTGATGAAGCCGTGCGTCGCTACCCGGAACTCGAACACTTTCTGCAGCAACGTACTGATGAGTGCGCCAACATCGAGCACTCGCGCCAGGTCCTTGATCAGATCCTCGGAGGTAACGCATGA
- the fliJ gene encoding flagellar export protein FliJ produces MTASSPLDTLLDLARTSRDQAGQRLAGSLDTEQQVSRQLESLENYRHEYAARLSDAMRQGVDPATLHNTQRFLASLDNALTNARQTLAEQHQKVQQAQHDWQQEQQRVRAYDTLTERRATAASRRAVRQEQRTSDELVNSRLLRQNTQSDVH; encoded by the coding sequence ATGACCGCTTCCTCGCCCCTCGATACTCTGCTCGATCTCGCCCGAACATCACGCGACCAGGCGGGACAGCGTCTGGCCGGGAGTCTCGATACCGAGCAGCAGGTCAGTCGCCAACTTGAGTCTCTGGAAAACTATCGCCATGAGTACGCCGCCCGTCTGAGCGATGCCATGCGCCAGGGCGTTGACCCCGCCACGCTGCACAATACCCAGCGCTTCCTGGCCTCACTGGACAATGCGCTGACCAACGCACGCCAGACGCTTGCAGAGCAGCACCAGAAAGTGCAACAGGCACAGCACGATTGGCAACAGGAACAGCAACGCGTCCGCGCCTACGACACTCTTACCGAACGCCGGGCCACCGCAGCGTCACGCCGGGCCGTTCGTCAGGAGCAACGCACTTCCGATGAGCTGGTCAATAGCCGCCTACTTCGCCAGAACACACAGTCTGACGTCCACTGA
- a CDS encoding flagellar hook-length control protein FliK, with protein sequence MDFSLLINTAPSARSAPAASNASNASGFAERLAAVSSSSSSAAADGKSDPGGAVLPASRDNGAVNDTLDQEHADDEGGVLAEALLIPATINATINATTLNTLPAQAAGALRHTGLTTTPGINTTMVGSTAASDSLAVVRERLQLMANASAHTPGSGTLSTLNPSPTHSEVIVGTLDQATSNAPSRHLLLDPEQLAQRLQHREQSQNPSHPATAPQAMAGSPSNTPPSPVDTNASVLTTQSLTSQSLTSQSLTPQNRGKRSMAMDGNPGSQLADGTSDDPFSASLAQANSASRAPASAMTGSIPANISSPEWSRQLGHTLTRIGIGPQTQEGDQRIELRLHPAELGPLSVSLRMGEHGAQAQFVSAHPHVRQAVEQALPQLREILAEQGIQLGQTSVSDHGQGTQGETSRDQSPGNGLATGNSPGNITDNSEPLITTNTTSVVMDGRVDLYA encoded by the coding sequence ATGGATTTCTCCCTGTTGATCAACACCGCACCATCGGCCAGATCAGCGCCGGCAGCCAGCAATGCGTCCAACGCTTCCGGCTTTGCTGAACGGCTGGCTGCTGTGTCCTCATCCTCCAGCTCAGCTGCTGCCGATGGCAAGTCAGATCCTGGTGGGGCCGTTCTTCCAGCGTCTCGCGACAACGGCGCTGTAAACGACACTCTTGATCAGGAACATGCAGACGATGAAGGCGGTGTGCTGGCGGAAGCCTTACTGATCCCCGCCACGATCAATGCCACGATCAATGCCACTACATTGAACACGCTACCAGCACAGGCAGCAGGAGCTCTGCGACATACAGGGCTGACTACTACACCAGGCATCAATACCACCATGGTGGGTTCCACCGCTGCCAGCGATAGCCTGGCAGTCGTTCGCGAACGTCTGCAGTTGATGGCCAACGCCAGTGCCCACACACCAGGTTCAGGTACCTTGTCGACGTTGAATCCATCCCCCACTCACTCCGAAGTCATCGTCGGGACACTGGACCAGGCAACATCCAATGCTCCCTCCAGGCATCTACTGCTTGATCCTGAGCAGCTGGCTCAGCGCCTGCAACACCGCGAACAGTCCCAAAACCCCAGTCATCCGGCAACGGCTCCCCAGGCGATGGCCGGCTCGCCCTCCAACACGCCTCCATCACCGGTGGACACCAACGCCTCGGTGCTGACCACACAGAGCTTGACCTCACAGAGCTTGACCTCACAGAGCTTGACCCCACAGAACCGGGGGAAACGGAGCATGGCAATGGACGGCAACCCTGGCAGTCAACTGGCCGACGGCACCAGCGATGACCCATTCAGCGCCTCACTGGCCCAGGCCAACAGTGCATCACGTGCCCCAGCCTCGGCCATGACCGGCAGTATCCCGGCCAATATCAGCAGCCCGGAATGGTCCCGGCAACTGGGTCATACCCTGACGCGTATCGGTATAGGCCCCCAGACACAGGAAGGCGACCAGCGTATCGAACTGCGTCTGCATCCCGCCGAGCTGGGCCCACTGTCGGTCAGCTTGCGTATGGGCGAGCATGGCGCTCAGGCTCAGTTCGTCTCGGCACACCCCCACGTTCGCCAGGCCGTGGAACAGGCGCTGCCCCAGCTACGTGAAATCCTCGCCGAACAGGGCATACAACTCGGCCAGACGTCAGTCAGTGACCATGGCCAAGGCACACAAGGCGAAACCAGCCGCGACCAGAGTCCGGGTAACGGACTGGCAACCGGCAACTCGCCAGGCAACATCACCGACAACAGCGAACCGTTGATCACCACCAATACCACCAGCGTGGTCATGGATGGCCGGGTTGATTTGTATGCGTAA
- the fliL gene encoding flagellar basal body-associated protein FliL, producing MARSRWLIWLLVVLVITASSAAAIAIYMLLNQSPGALAHAGEAQQDTAHTRAEPPVDPIYLKLEPFTVNLAEDNGGPRMLYMGITLQLGDQLSQQAIDRIRPQVRNRVVLMLSGRKAEDLVTPEGKQQLATDLTTGLSELLAENHSDVNISHVLFTEFIVQ from the coding sequence ATGGCAAGATCGCGATGGCTTATCTGGCTACTGGTGGTGCTGGTGATAACGGCGTCATCTGCCGCGGCGATTGCCATCTACATGTTGCTGAACCAGTCTCCCGGGGCGCTGGCCCATGCCGGGGAAGCCCAGCAAGACACCGCTCACACCAGGGCGGAGCCACCGGTCGACCCGATATATCTCAAGCTCGAGCCCTTCACCGTCAACCTCGCCGAGGACAACGGTGGGCCGCGCATGCTGTACATGGGTATCACGCTGCAACTCGGCGACCAGCTCAGTCAGCAAGCCATTGACCGCATCCGCCCTCAGGTCCGCAACCGAGTGGTGTTGATGCTTTCCGGTCGCAAGGCAGAAGATCTGGTTACCCCCGAAGGCAAGCAACAACTGGCAACAGACCTGACCACCGGCCTCAGCGAACTGCTTGCTGAGAATCACTCCGATGTGAACATCAGTCATGTGCTGTTCACCGAGTTCATCGTCCAATAG
- the fliM gene encoding flagellar motor switch protein FliM codes for MSQDDLLSQEEIDALLKGVSGDEESEDSTPTNTSSRVRRFDPATQHRIIRERLQTLDIINERFARHFRMGMFNLLRRSADITVDSVQYQSYSDFARNVPVPTNINIIAMKPLQGSALIVFPPSLVFMVVDNLFGGDGRFLTRSEGREFTNTEQRIIKRVLQLAIDGYSEAWKSVYPLEISYLRSEMQSKFANITNSPNEIVVNTAFHLEVGNLSSTFQVCIPYTMIEPLRELLTNPLSEGSRNKDGAFHRRMAGELRHSEIELIADFAEIESCMAEVMQLSQGDILALDLPQTVTARVDGVPVMECEYGSQHEQRALRVLRMIDHRAGHHPDNAFVKGSQPSSEE; via the coding sequence ATGTCTCAAGACGACCTACTGTCCCAGGAAGAAATCGACGCCCTGCTCAAGGGCGTCAGTGGGGATGAGGAAAGCGAGGACAGCACACCGACCAATACGAGTAGTCGTGTGCGGCGCTTCGATCCCGCCACTCAGCATCGCATCATCCGTGAGCGGTTGCAGACGCTGGATATCATCAATGAGCGCTTTGCTCGTCACTTCCGCATGGGCATGTTCAATCTACTGCGACGCAGTGCGGATATCACCGTGGATTCGGTGCAATATCAAAGCTATAGCGACTTCGCACGCAACGTCCCGGTGCCGACCAACATCAACATCATCGCCATGAAGCCGCTGCAGGGCTCGGCATTGATCGTGTTTCCCCCCAGCCTGGTATTCATGGTGGTCGATAACCTGTTCGGTGGTGATGGTCGCTTCCTGACCCGCTCCGAAGGGCGCGAATTCACCAATACCGAGCAGCGCATCATCAAGCGAGTTCTGCAACTGGCCATCGACGGCTACAGCGAAGCATGGAAGTCGGTATATCCACTTGAAATCAGTTATCTGCGCTCGGAGATGCAGTCCAAATTCGCCAATATCACCAACTCACCGAACGAGATCGTGGTCAATACGGCCTTTCATCTCGAAGTCGGCAATCTGTCCTCGACCTTTCAGGTGTGTATCCCCTACACCATGATCGAGCCGCTACGCGAACTGCTCACCAACCCGCTCAGTGAGGGTAGCCGTAACAAGGACGGCGCCTTTCATCGCCGCATGGCCGGAGAGCTGCGCCACTCGGAGATCGAGCTGATCGCCGACTTTGCCGAGATCGAATCCTGTATGGCTGAGGTGATGCAGCTGTCGCAAGGCGACATCCTGGCGTTGGATCTACCCCAGACCGTTACCGCCCGCGTCGATGGCGTGCCGGTCATGGAGTGCGAATACGGCAGCCAGCACGAGCAGCGCGCCCTGCGTGTGTTGCGGATGATCGACCACCGTGCAGGACACCATCCTGATAACGCCTTCGTCAAAGGCTCCCAGCCTTCCTCCGAGGAATAG
- the fliN gene encoding flagellar motor switch protein FliN → MTDPKKPDAPVGEDDWEAAMSEQQDDSTESAEDDPWAAALAEQQQAEDSTDDVGSDETDTASATRNAGESVFRPLAGNASEVGQRDLEMIMDIPVKLTVELGRTRLTIKQLLELAQGSVIELDGLAGEPMDILINGYLIAQGEVVVVEDRYGIRITEIITPSERVKKLNR, encoded by the coding sequence ATGACAGACCCCAAGAAGCCGGATGCTCCCGTAGGTGAAGATGACTGGGAAGCCGCGATGTCCGAACAGCAGGACGACAGCACTGAATCGGCCGAGGATGATCCCTGGGCCGCCGCCCTCGCCGAACAGCAGCAGGCGGAAGACAGCACTGATGATGTCGGCAGCGATGAAACCGACACGGCGTCTGCAACCCGTAACGCCGGTGAGAGCGTGTTCCGTCCGCTGGCCGGCAATGCCAGCGAAGTGGGACAGCGCGACCTCGAGATGATCATGGATATCCCGGTCAAGCTGACCGTGGAGCTGGGCCGCACCCGCCTGACGATCAAGCAGCTGCTGGAACTGGCCCAGGGTTCGGTTATCGAACTTGACGGTCTCGCCGGCGAGCCGATGGATATCCTCATCAACGGCTACTTGATCGCCCAGGGCGAAGTCGTCGTCGTCGAGGACCGCTATGGCATCCGCATCACCGAGATCAT